From the genome of Thioflexithrix psekupsensis, one region includes:
- a CDS encoding slr1659 superfamily regulator gives MEIKTDSYRVIQADENSTIKLEGALRLSGMEEYAPIVDLFNQVVDSSVEKITLDLRELEFLNSSGINVLSKFVIKIRQKQNIQMIVQGSQKVAWQGKSLKNLQRLMPTLQLKWE, from the coding sequence ATGGAAATTAAAACAGACAGTTATCGCGTGATTCAAGCCGATGAAAACAGCACGATTAAATTAGAAGGAGCATTGCGTTTAAGTGGAATGGAAGAATATGCGCCCATCGTCGATTTATTTAATCAAGTGGTTGATTCTTCAGTAGAAAAAATTACTTTAGATTTGCGGGAATTAGAATTTTTAAACAGTTCTGGTATTAATGTACTTTCTAAATTTGTCATTAAAATTCGACAAAAACAAAATATTCAAATGATAGTGCAAGGCTCACAAAAAGTAGCATGGCAAGGAAAATCATTAAAGAATTTACAACGCCTCATGCCGACTTTACAGTTGAAATGGGAATAA
- a CDS encoding DUF3301 domain-containing protein has product MTWVMLAILLGFAWFWFDSLRAREQVIYLARHLCQQYDLQLLDQTVSLQRLSLKREGFGQIKWLRHYQFEFSSDGANRLKGTVILYGREPQLFELEGYLNRTIMNQ; this is encoded by the coding sequence ATGACATGGGTTATGTTAGCCATTTTGTTGGGTTTTGCGTGGTTTTGGTTTGACAGTTTGCGGGCGCGAGAACAAGTGATTTATTTGGCACGCCATTTATGCCAGCAATATGATTTGCAATTATTAGATCAAACGGTGAGTTTACAGCGTTTGTCTTTAAAGCGCGAAGGATTTGGACAAATAAAATGGTTACGTCATTATCAATTTGAATTTTCTAGCGATGGTGCGAATCGCTTAAAAGGGACAGTGATTTTATATGGACGTGAGCCGCAATTATTCGAGTTAGAAGGTTATTTAAATCGTACCATTATGAACCAATAA
- a CDS encoding transglycosylase SLT domain-containing protein, translating to MLFNKLFTRYLPLSAAIFSVSFTSHFAWANNDNWLSERWTFQEAQQALRDNQLEKFNQLENQLKDYPIQHYLRYFYLRDRLETISPEEMQDFLTRYADSPITEILRRSWLQHLAKKADWQNYLKAYIPQNSPALSCHYLHARLETKTDVSGIIEPALALWLIGQSQVSECDPVFNYLNQQKAITTEHRQRRFELALAENEFKLAAWLAKSLGASQQKLLSEWQAMQKSPAEQLAVVNFPDNALYRQLLVDGIKRLARTQAGAAYSHWQMIRKKYAFSPQQVAEINAELAVRAAWQELSEAEQWLNQLSSDEREERVLRTHLQWLLRSQNWSGLLQLFPQLPKSAQEEAVWRYWQARSHEALGQLELAHSIYRDLATERSYYGFLSADKVNLPYAFHEKVLTLTDEQQKTLLKTRGIIEARELLLIGMSADARREWNAAMDQLNDPHLIAAAGLLANQWGWHDRGIVAMAKAAYYDVLMVRFPTPYYDMVLTYASGHDLPYAWVYAIMRQESAFQTDARSAANALGLMQLLPATANEVAKRHAIHLEGESSILNPDINIQLGTGYLRHLLNRFDGSFILSTVAYNAGPSRAIRWREQFGCLATDVFIELIPFQETRHYVQNIMAYQPIFEYRLLSNPSAVPRLNLHQILIRTDCA from the coding sequence ATGTTATTTAATAAATTATTTACTCGCTATTTACCTCTTTCTGCTGCTATTTTCTCGGTTTCTTTTACCTCTCATTTCGCTTGGGCAAATAATGACAATTGGTTATCAGAACGCTGGACTTTTCAAGAAGCACAACAGGCACTGCGTGATAATCAATTAGAAAAATTTAACCAATTAGAAAATCAATTAAAAGATTACCCGATTCAGCATTATTTGCGTTATTTTTATTTACGGGATCGATTAGAAACTATTTCGCCAGAGGAAATGCAAGATTTTCTCACCCGTTATGCCGATTCTCCAATAACTGAAATATTGCGGCGAAGTTGGTTGCAACATTTGGCTAAAAAAGCCGATTGGCAGAATTATTTAAAAGCCTATATCCCACAAAATAGCCCCGCTTTATCTTGTCATTATTTACACGCCCGTTTGGAAACCAAAACAGACGTATCAGGCATTATTGAACCTGCATTAGCGTTATGGTTAATTGGTCAATCGCAGGTGAGTGAATGCGATCCCGTATTTAATTACTTAAATCAGCAAAAAGCAATCACAACAGAACACCGTCAACGCCGTTTTGAATTGGCACTGGCGGAGAATGAATTTAAATTGGCGGCTTGGTTGGCGAAATCGTTGGGCGCATCACAGCAGAAATTGTTAAGCGAATGGCAAGCGATGCAAAAAAGCCCCGCTGAACAATTGGCCGTGGTTAATTTTCCTGATAATGCGCTTTATCGGCAATTATTAGTCGATGGCATTAAACGCTTGGCACGCACTCAAGCAGGAGCAGCTTATTCTCATTGGCAAATGATACGTAAAAAATATGCCTTCTCTCCTCAACAAGTCGCTGAAATTAATGCAGAATTAGCCGTGCGAGCCGCATGGCAAGAATTAAGTGAGGCAGAGCAATGGTTAAATCAATTAAGCTCTGATGAACGTGAAGAACGGGTGTTAAGAACCCATTTGCAATGGTTATTGCGCAGTCAAAATTGGTCGGGATTATTACAGCTATTTCCTCAATTACCCAAAAGCGCACAAGAAGAAGCCGTTTGGCGTTATTGGCAAGCGCGATCTCACGAAGCATTAGGACAATTAGAATTAGCCCATTCAATTTATCGAGATTTGGCGACAGAACGCAGTTATTATGGCTTTTTATCTGCGGATAAAGTAAATCTGCCTTATGCTTTTCATGAAAAAGTATTAACGCTGACTGATGAACAACAAAAAACTTTGTTAAAAACCCGCGGAATTATCGAAGCACGCGAATTATTATTAATCGGAATGTCTGCTGATGCACGACGGGAATGGAATGCCGCGATGGATCAATTAAATGACCCGCATTTAATTGCCGCCGCGGGCTTATTAGCCAACCAATGGGGTTGGCATGATCGCGGTATTGTGGCAATGGCAAAAGCGGCTTATTATGATGTGTTAATGGTGCGTTTTCCTACGCCTTATTACGACATGGTATTGACTTATGCCAGCGGGCATGATTTACCTTATGCGTGGGTTTATGCCATTATGCGCCAAGAAAGTGCGTTTCAAACCGATGCCCGTTCTGCGGCGAATGCGTTGGGATTAATGCAATTATTGCCTGCCACTGCCAACGAAGTGGCCAAACGTCACGCGATTCATTTAGAAGGCGAAAGCAGTATTTTAAATCCTGATATTAATATACAATTAGGCACAGGTTATCTGCGTCATTTGCTGAATCGTTTTGATGGAAGTTTTATTTTATCTACCGTCGCTTATAATGCAGGGCCATCGCGGGCGATTCGTTGGCGAGAGCAATTTGGTTGTTTGGCTACGGATGTTTTTATTGAGTTAATTCCTTTTCAAGAAACTCGTCATTATGTGCAGAATATTATGGCCTATCAGCCGATTTTTGAATATCGTTTATTAAGCAATCCAAGTGCGGTGCCGCGCTTGAATTTGCATCAAATCTTAATAAGAACGGATTGTGCTTAA
- the pspB gene encoding envelope stress response membrane protein PspB, whose protein sequence is MDDAWLALFFIFLVFVAPIWLILHYRFKSKLLGQGDSKENQRRLQQLQQLAERLENRVENLERILDEKVPDWRRYR, encoded by the coding sequence ATGGATGACGCATGGTTGGCTTTATTCTTCATCTTTTTGGTTTTTGTTGCGCCAATTTGGTTAATTTTACATTACCGCTTTAAAAGCAAATTGCTTGGACAAGGTGATAGCAAGGAAAATCAACGCCGTTTGCAACAATTGCAACAATTGGCTGAACGTTTAGAGAATCGTGTAGAGAATTTAGAGCGCATTTTAGATGAGAAAGTGCCTGATTGGAGACGTTATCGATGA
- a CDS encoding PspC domain-containing protein: MNAPQSRKWEKDPDNGWIFGVCAGTANYFGISVGAVRLLTLFLFFTLMPLTSFMYISAVILLPRKEDVSFSNNEQSVESLQETLEEMEADFNQIAQRVAIVENYVTSDEFELKRRMGQF, from the coding sequence ATGAACGCACCACAGTCAAGAAAATGGGAAAAAGACCCTGATAATGGTTGGATTTTTGGCGTATGTGCGGGAACGGCTAATTATTTTGGCATTTCGGTGGGCGCGGTGCGTTTGCTGACTCTTTTTCTATTTTTTACCTTAATGCCATTGACTTCGTTTATGTATATTTCTGCGGTGATTCTTTTGCCGAGAAAAGAAGATGTTTCTTTTTCAAATAACGAACAATCTGTAGAATCTTTACAGGAAACATTAGAAGAAATGGAAGCTGATTTTAATCAAATTGCCCAGCGTGTGGCAATTGTTGAAAATTATGTGACTTCTGATGAATTTGAGTTAAAACGCCGCATGGGACAATTTTAA
- the metG gene encoding methionine--tRNA ligase: MTHAKRKILVTSALPYANGAIHLGHLVEYIQTDIWVRYQKLRGHECYYVCADDAHGTPIMLRAQQENISPEELIARVYQEHCADFAGFAVQFDHYHSTHSPENQYFANFIYQRLQEQGYISRRHISQAYDPVKEMFLPDRFIRGECPRCGAGDQYGDSCEVCGATYAPTELKNPRSALSGATPEERQSEHFFVNLADFQEMLVQWTNGGALQEEVTNKLNEWFESGLQPWDVSRDAPYFGFEIPNEPNKYFYVWLDAPIGYMASFKHLCDELGLDFNEFWGQESKAELYHFIGKDIIYFHALFWPAMLTGAGFRKPNALFVHGFLTVNGQKMSKSRGTFITARTYLNHLNPEYLRYYFSAKLNGRVEDIDLNLEDFQNRVNADLVGKVVNIASRCAGFINKRFAGVLAAQLPDNALYEDFLQRAEVIAAAYEQRDYARVVREVMALADRANQYIDEQKPWVIAKTPDEAALQAVCTQGLNLFRVLMSYLAPILPTMSEKVTRFLASPLSWTPEPLLAHHIENFEPLMQRVDPKAIEAMITDSKQSL, encoded by the coding sequence ATGACCCACGCAAAAAGAAAAATTTTAGTCACCAGCGCATTACCTTATGCCAATGGCGCAATTCATCTTGGACATTTAGTCGAATACATACAAACCGATATTTGGGTGCGTTATCAAAAATTGCGCGGACATGAGTGCTACTACGTGTGTGCTGATGATGCCCACGGCACGCCCATTATGCTACGCGCCCAGCAAGAAAATATTTCACCTGAAGAATTAATTGCACGGGTTTATCAAGAACATTGTGCCGATTTTGCGGGTTTTGCGGTTCAATTTGACCATTATCACAGCACCCATTCGCCTGAAAATCAGTATTTCGCTAATTTCATTTATCAACGTTTACAAGAACAAGGTTACATTAGCCGTCGTCATATTTCGCAAGCCTATGATCCTGTGAAAGAAATGTTTTTACCTGATCGCTTTATTCGCGGCGAATGTCCTCGTTGCGGTGCGGGGGATCAGTATGGTGACAGTTGCGAGGTGTGCGGTGCGACGTATGCGCCAACGGAATTGAAAAATCCTCGCTCTGCTTTGTCAGGCGCAACCCCCGAAGAGCGACAATCTGAGCATTTTTTTGTTAATTTAGCCGATTTTCAAGAGATGTTGGTGCAGTGGACAAACGGTGGCGCATTACAAGAAGAAGTGACCAATAAGTTAAACGAATGGTTTGAAAGTGGATTACAGCCGTGGGATGTGTCCAGAGACGCGCCTTATTTTGGTTTTGAAATTCCCAATGAGCCGAATAAATATTTTTATGTTTGGTTAGATGCGCCCATTGGTTATATGGCGAGTTTTAAGCATTTATGTGATGAATTAGGCTTAGACTTTAATGAATTTTGGGGGCAAGAAAGCAAAGCCGAATTATACCATTTTATCGGTAAAGATATTATTTACTTTCACGCGCTATTTTGGCCAGCCATGTTGACAGGGGCGGGATTTCGTAAGCCCAATGCGTTATTTGTACATGGCTTTTTAACGGTAAATGGACAAAAAATGTCTAAATCGCGTGGCACTTTTATTACTGCCCGCACTTATTTAAATCATTTGAATCCTGAATATTTACGCTATTATTTCTCGGCTAAATTAAATGGACGGGTGGAAGATATTGATTTGAATTTGGAAGATTTTCAAAATCGGGTTAATGCTGATTTAGTGGGAAAAGTGGTCAATATTGCCAGTCGTTGTGCGGGTTTTATTAACAAACGATTTGCAGGTGTATTAGCCGCACAATTACCCGATAATGCGTTGTATGAAGACTTTTTACAACGCGCTGAAGTGATTGCCGCCGCTTATGAACAACGAGATTATGCGCGAGTGGTGCGCGAAGTGATGGCTTTGGCTGACCGCGCTAATCAGTATATTGATGAACAAAAACCGTGGGTTATCGCCAAAACACCTGATGAAGCGGCGTTGCAAGCGGTTTGTACACAAGGGTTAAATTTATTCCGTGTATTAATGAGTTATTTAGCCCCTATTTTGCCCACCATGTCAGAGAAAGTGACGCGGTTTTTAGCCAGTCCATTATCATGGACTCCAGAGCCTTTATTGGCACATCATATTGAAAATTTTGAGCCGTTAATGCAACGGGTTGATCCCAAAGCCATTGAAGCGATGATTACTGATTCTAAACAAAGTCTTTAA
- a CDS encoding ABC transporter ATP-binding protein, with the protein MTLATDAPFIRVRGLTFTRGNRYIFNNIDLDIARGKITAIMGPSGTGKTTLLRLLGRQLKPNSGTIEIDGQRLNQLSLRELYALRKRMGMLFQNGALLTDLNVYDNVAFPLREHTQLPETMIRHLVLMKLHAVGLRGARDLNPSELSGGMARRVALARAIALDPMMMMYDEPFTGQDPISLGVLVRLIRDINQALSLTSIIVSHDIQEASSISDYIYILSEGKIVGQGTPEALKNTTSDWVKQFMNAESDGPVPFHYAAPDYRTDLLQGQTGTVR; encoded by the coding sequence ATGACGCTTGCAACAGATGCGCCGTTCATTCGAGTACGCGGTTTAACTTTTACTCGCGGAAATCGTTATATTTTCAACAATATTGATTTGGATATTGCCCGCGGTAAAATCACAGCGATTATGGGTCCAAGTGGTACGGGAAAAACCACATTATTGCGTTTATTAGGGCGACAATTAAAGCCCAATAGCGGCACAATTGAAATTGATGGGCAACGTTTGAATCAATTGTCATTACGTGAATTATATGCGCTGCGCAAACGCATGGGTATGTTGTTTCAAAATGGCGCATTATTAACGGATTTAAATGTTTATGATAATGTGGCTTTTCCGCTGCGCGAGCATACTCAATTACCTGAAACTATGATTCGTCATTTGGTGTTGATGAAATTGCACGCGGTGGGTTTACGCGGAGCGCGTGACCTCAATCCCAGCGAATTGTCGGGCGGAATGGCGCGGCGTGTAGCCTTAGCGCGGGCGATTGCGTTAGACCCGATGATGATGATGTATGATGAGCCGTTTACGGGACAAGACCCGATTTCATTAGGGGTGTTGGTGCGTTTGATTCGTGATATTAATCAAGCCCTGTCTCTCACCAGTATTATCGTTTCGCATGATATTCAAGAAGCGTCCAGTATTTCGGATTACATTTATATTTTATCGGAAGGTAAAATTGTGGGACAAGGTACGCCTGAAGCCTTAAAAAATACCACGTCGGATTGGGTGAAGCAATTTATGAATGCGGAATCGGATGGCCCCGTGCCATTTCATTACGCTGCGCCCGATTACCGCACCGATTTATTACAAGGACAGACAGGGACAGTCAGATGA
- the mlaE gene encoding lipid asymmetry maintenance ABC transporter permease subunit MlaE: MIQNALQRLGQRTLEFFAKMGRAHLFLLHTLAGLPSLMKRPRLIIIELYALGVLSLTIILISGLFVGMVLGLQGYNTLVNFNATEMLGVVVSLSLLRELGPVLTALLFAGRAGSALTAEIGLMKATEQLSAMEMMAVNPYYRVIAPRFLAGILAVPLLAAIFSAIGILGGHLVVVELLQVDSGAYWSQMQNTVELFEDIGNGMIKAFVFGIVVTWIAVFEGYDCVPTSEGVSRATTRTVVNASLATLGLDFVLTALMFGDI; encoded by the coding sequence ATGATACAAAACGCCTTGCAACGCTTAGGGCAGCGCACCTTAGAATTTTTTGCCAAAATGGGACGCGCCCATTTATTTTTGCTGCACACCTTAGCGGGATTGCCCAGTTTAATGAAACGCCCGCGTTTAATTATCATTGAATTATATGCTTTAGGGGTGTTGTCATTAACGATTATTTTAATCTCAGGATTATTTGTGGGTATGGTGTTGGGATTGCAGGGTTATAACACGCTGGTTAATTTTAACGCCACTGAAATGTTAGGGGTTGTGGTTTCGCTGTCATTATTGCGCGAATTAGGGCCAGTATTAACGGCGTTATTATTTGCAGGGCGAGCAGGTTCTGCGTTGACGGCTGAAATTGGTTTAATGAAAGCCACTGAGCAGCTTTCAGCCATGGAAATGATGGCAGTTAATCCTTATTATCGTGTTATTGCGCCGCGTTTTTTAGCGGGAATATTAGCCGTGCCATTATTGGCTGCCATTTTCAGTGCGATTGGGATTTTAGGCGGGCATTTGGTGGTGGTAGAATTATTACAAGTGGATTCAGGCGCGTATTGGTCACAAATGCAAAACACTGTAGAATTATTTGAAGATATTGGCAATGGCATGATTAAGGCTTTTGTTTTCGGCATTGTGGTGACATGGATAGCGGTTTTTGAAGGTTATGATTGCGTCCCCACTTCCGAAGGCGTAAGCCGCGCCACCACCCGTACCGTCGTCAATGCTTCACTGGCGACATTAGGATTGGATTTTGTTTTAACCGCGTTGATGTTTGGGGATATTTGA